One Scophthalmus maximus strain ysfricsl-2021 chromosome 7, ASM2237912v1, whole genome shotgun sequence genomic window, acacacacacacacacacacacacacacacacacacacacacacacacacacacacacacacacacacacacaattacgCTGATCAACCCCCCCGAGGTATCTCTACTCTGAAGAGCTCAATGACTGCCAACCCCTCCCTGCTCAgccctgctctctctttcacacacggCGGCGCCCTCGGGGGCCGTCGGCAGCTTCGTCTTAGACTTCTCTGTGTGAGCGTTGTGGGCGACGAAAAGCGATACTCACTTGTCCGACACCGCCCTCGCTTTGAGCAGGGCTGCTGTGTAGCATATTGTGGCAGATTTGGGTAAGCTAATATCTGTGGAGGAGACACAAGAGCAGACGGGAGGAGGGGTGTTAAGGAGCGAAGCAAGAGTTTGGAGTTACAGGTgatggaggggggtggggcGCCCAGAGGGGTCTGCGAGGGTGGGTTTGGGTGACGTAGCTCTGAGGACGTTTTGTTATCAGTCAACTCTTATTTTTCAGTTATCTAACAGATAACAACAAGTGTGATCTGCTGTATGTCACAGAAGATAAGACATAATGAGGTGTTTTCTAACACGTATGTCTGCATTACATCATACACTTATATTTGAATTAGTCATTCTCCATATTATCctaaaaaaaagggtcaaatcgAACGACCCTGCAAACCCCCGCAAACAACACCAGGACACATTTGGCCTTTTCAGCTTGAAAATCTTATTTAATtctgaaaaaaagtttctgatAAATTTTCGGCCAATGAATTAGTTAGTCCAGCTCCCGTTGGAAAGACAGCCTCTAAGCCCCCCGTGAGCTGTGCAGTTTTACAAAGTACATTGACAATTGGAGAGTGATTCAATCTCGCTGATGAAATAGAACTTACTCCcaattgcaaaaaaatccaaaacaagtACAGGAATGATTTTATtaattccaaaataaaaaattaaaaaagtcaaGAAGTGTACCATTCAATGGAAAAGCTTTCTAGCATAATTAATGACCCTGTGAGGTTATCAATATACCGTAGAACTTAGTGATTAGTCACTTAGTCATAATTTTGTCAAATTCAAGTTCTACTTCTCACAGGTTCAGGTCGAATCAGGGAATAACTCCTGTTGTAATGACCTACAGAGGGACCAGGATCAGCTGATATTGTGATTAAGTGAATGCACTCATAATTTAATCATGCAGAGAAATCACTCAGAAATAACATGCAAGGTACGGCGGTGTCTCTGCaattactaaaaaaaataaatatgcatgagCACGTGTGTGTTCCTCACCGTCATACTTGGCCAGAACGGCCTGGACATCAGCGTAGTTCTGGAGCTCTAGTAGCGACTCCAGCAGGTTCTCGTGGATGTTGAACATACTGAGGAGAGGGAACTCCTTCATtaactggaaaacacacaactgtTGTTACATGTAATACCGGACAGGGGGCGACACATGCACAGTTACAGTGTTCAGTCTATGAGTGAATGTTGGCTCTGTGCGACTTTATGACACTGGAATTCAAACTCAAACTGTTCCGTGTgttcagaaaatgtgtgtgtgtgtgtgtgtgtgtgtgtctgtgtgtgtgtgtgtgtctgtgtgtgcgtgttctgcTGGCAGGGTGTACACTTACATCTCTCATCATTTTAACTGCTTCTCTTGTTCGGCCAAGCTTTCTGGAGCACATGGCCAGTCTTCTCTTTATATACACCAACACATTGGTGTCTCTTCctggtgaggacacacacaattAATTCAACACGCTCAATAATCACTTGTGACATCATTTCATGTCCTTAACGATATTAAATGTGTCCACGTCACCGCAGATTAGATATTTACAAGATCAGAGAATTATGAAATCGCCAGCTGCGGCCTGACATTCAACTTATGATTATATGGCCCAAGCAGAAAATAAAGGACTATTCTGTCTATTACTGTAAGTAATGAGTGGATCGTACTCACTGTGCTGGGCTTCATACTGTGTACCATgatgctggagctgctggctgCGGCGGTAGCAGCCCTCCCCAGCTTTTAGTGCCTGTTTAAACAAACGTTCCGCCTCCATTATGGTggtggcctcctcctctgccaggAGGATGTAAGCTGTCGCACAACTAcaggacaggaggggagaggagaggagatgagaggaaacaggaggagagaagagaggagaggaggaaggagaggaggaaggagacgagaggaaacaggaggagaggaggaaggagacaagaggaaacaggagtagagaaggaggaagtagaggagaggaaacaggagtagaggagaggagaggaggaaggacacaaGAGGAAACAcgagtagaggaggaggaagaagaggagaggaaacaggaggagaggaggaaggagacgagaggaaacaggaggagagaggagaggagaggaggaaggacacaagaggaaacaggaggtgaggaggatggagacgagaggaaacaggaggagaggaggaaggagacgagaggaaacaggaggagaggaggaaggagacgagaggaaacaggaggagagaggagaggagaggaggaaggacacgagaggaaacaggaggtgaggaggatggagacgagaggaaacaggaggagaggaggaaggagacgagaggaaacaggaggaaggagacgagaggaaacaggaggagagaggagaggaggaaggagaggaggaaggacacgagaggaaacaggaggtgaggaggatggagacgagaggaaacaggaggtgatgaggatggagacgagaggaaacaggaggagaggagggaggaaaagaggaaggagaagaaacaggagtagatgagggaggaggggagatgaaaggagagaaaacagaagtagagtaggaaggagaagagaaaagaggaggaaggaaaggagggaggtgaggaaacaggagaagaggtgaagaggaagcaggagaggacaaaaggagaaagggaaaaaaaatggtggagaataggggagaaagaagaagatgaggagagaaaaggggatgGAAGGAggtaagagaagaagaaaccagaagagaggagaggaggaggaggaagaggagagccaAGGAGACAGTAGGGGAGCAGAGTAAAACAAGGAAAGGAGCGAGAAtaggagaaaagaggaggaggcagcatagggaagaagaggaagcaaaTAATGACAGTTATTTATAGTTTCCCATGTTTGCTCTGAACGTGCTTCTTTTCATGTCTTTCGAGTCAAGCAGGGAATGAAAAGTTAATTTATTCTCACATCCTGGTGATTTAATTGGTGTCTACACCGACACAGTACACAGggtatcttgtttgtttacgCGACGTACAATCTCCACACTGTGAAGCGGCTTTCATGCCTCGTGTGCTCGTGAGCAGCCTCTGACAGAGCCGAGTGATCAACAAGGTGTTCTCCTCAGAGTCGACCAGCTGCCACGGCACTGACGCTCGCCGAGCGCGACATGCGACGCGATCTGTAGTCACAGACGCCTGAAAATAAACCTACGCCGCCGCGAAAAACAAGTTGTCGCGTCCCCCACCTCCCGCCCAGAGGGCCGACGTGTGACGAGACAAGACACCCCGCGGTTTCCAATCTGTcactttattgttattttacactttgaaaTGAACCCAACGTTTGAGTTGATGTCTGCTTcaattttatgaaaaataagttGTAGAACGTGCAAATGCAAACTTGCGTCTCAATCAATCGGTGTTTTTGCggatgaataaaaataactaaCAGTGCCGTTTTAATTTCTTTCGACTCACTCATTCAACATGGCATATTCTGGAATATATATGGACTGTCTGATTGTTTTACAGGGAATCACCACTATGAGTGCAGATTATTCGATCGTCCTCATATTAACACTGTCACCGTTTTGAACTCACTCTTCGAGCTCCAGAGCTTCATGTGCAGCAGAGATGCGAGCCTGAgggttcctctctctccacgcCTTCTGCATTACTGccggcacacaaacacaaacacatagtgACCACCCGTGCACATTCACACAAGACGTGTGGCGGTGCAAACTGGAGGGGGCAGAAAGTCACGCTCATGCGTTTTTCCTTACTGGCGTCGGCGGGCCGGAGGTGGTCCGAGTCGCAGGTGAAGAAGGTCTGGTGGTCCTGCGCCGACAGGTTCATGTCGTAGTAC contains:
- the LOC118314812 gene encoding suppressor of tumorigenicity 7 protein homolog isoform X5, whose translation is MNLSAQDHQTFFTCDSDHLRPADAIMQKAWRERNPQARISAAHEALELEDCATAYILLAEEEATTIMEAERLFKQALKAGEGCYRRSQQLQHHGTQYEAQHRRDTNVLVYIKRRLAMCSRKLGRTREAVKMMRDLMKEFPLLSMFNIHENLLESLLELQNYADVQAVLAKYDDISLPKSATICYTAALLKARAVSDKFSPEAASRRGLSTAEMNAVEAIHRAVEFNPHVPKYLLEMKSLILPPEHILKRGDSEAIAYAFFHLQHWKRVEGALNLLHCTWEGTFRMIPYPLEKGHLFYPYPICTETADRELLPMFHEVSVYPKKELPFFILFTAGLCSFTAMLALLTHQFPELMGVFAKAFLSTLFAPLNFIMEKVESILPSSLWHQLTRI
- the LOC118314812 gene encoding suppressor of tumorigenicity 7 protein homolog isoform X2, with protein sequence MNLSAQDHQTFFTCDSDHLRPADAIMQKAWRERNPQARISAAHEALELEDCATAYILLAEEEATTIMEAERLFKQALKAGEGCYRRSQQLQHHGTQYEAQHRRDTNVLVYIKRRLAMCSRKLGRTREAVKMMRDLCVFQLMKEFPLLSMFNIHENLLESLLELQNYADVQAVLAKYDDISLPKSATICYTAALLKARAVSDKFSPEAASRRGLSTAEMNAVEAIHRAVEFNPHVPKYLLEMKSLILPPEHILKRGDSEAIAYAFFHLQHWKRVEGALNLLHCTWEGTFRMIPYPLEKGHLFYPYPICTETADRELLPMFHEVSVYPKKELPFFILFTAGLCSFTAMLALLTHQFPELMGVFAKAFLSTLFAPLNFIMEKVESILPSSLWHQLTRI
- the LOC118314812 gene encoding suppressor of tumorigenicity 7 protein homolog isoform X1 codes for the protein MNLSAQDHQTFFTCDSDHLRPADAIMQKAWRERNPQARISAAHEALELEDCATAYILLAEEEATTIMEAERLFKQALKAGEGCYRRSQQLQHHGTQYEAQHRRDTNVLVYIKRRLAMCSRKLGRTREAVKMMRDLCVFQLMKEFPLLSMFNIHENLLESLLELQNYADVQAVLAKYDDISLPKSATICYTAALLKARAVSDKFSPEAASRRGLSTAEMNAVEAIHRAVEFNPHVPKYLLEMKSLILPPEHILKRGDSEAIAYAFFHLQHWKRVEGALNLLHCTWEGTFRMIPYPLEKGHLFYPYPICTETADRELLPTVFHEVSVYPKKELPFFILFTAGLCSFTAMLALLTHQFPELMGVFAKAFLSTLFAPLNFIMEKVESILPSSLWHQLTRI
- the LOC118314812 gene encoding suppressor of tumorigenicity 7 protein homolog isoform X4, with the protein product MNLSAQDHQTFFTCDSDHLRPADAIMQKAWRERNPQARISAAHEALELEDCATAYILLAEEEATTIMEAERLFKQALKAGEGCYRRSQQLQHHGTQYEAQHRRDTNVLVYIKRRLAMCSRKLGRTREAVKMMRDLMKEFPLLSMFNIHENLLESLLELQNYADVQAVLAKYDDISLPKSATICYTAALLKARAVSDKFSPEAASRRGLSTAEMNAVEAIHRAVEFNPHVPKYLLEMKSLILPPEHILKRGDSEAIAYAFFHLQHWKRVEGALNLLHCTWEGTFRMIPYPLEKGHLFYPYPICTETADRELLPTVFHEVSVYPKKELPFFILFTAGLCSFTAMLALLTHQFPELMGVFAKAFLSTLFAPLNFIMEKVESILPSSLWHQLTRI